A genome region from Cervus canadensis isolate Bull #8, Minnesota chromosome 10, ASM1932006v1, whole genome shotgun sequence includes the following:
- the LOC122447958 gene encoding dihydrodiol dehydrogenase 3-like, protein MAMDPQNQKKVKLNDGHFIPVLGFGTFAPPEVPKSEALEVTKFAIEVGFRHIDCAHLYQNEEQVGQAIRSKIADGTVKREDIFYTSKVWSTFLRPELVRPALEKSLKDLQLEYVDLYIIHHPVALVPGEAILPTDENGKPIFDSVNLCHTWEALEKCKDAGLTKSIGVSNFNHKQLEKILNKPGLKYKPVCNQVECHPYLNQSKLLEFCKSHDIVLVAYGALGAQRTLQWVNPNFPFLLEDPVLSAIAKKHKQTPALVALRYQIQRGVVVLAKSYNKKRIKENIQVFDFELTLEDMKAIDGLNSNIRYYDFQQAVDHPEYPYSEEY, encoded by the exons ATGGCAATGGATCCCCAAAACCAGAAGAAAGTGAAGCTTAATGATGGCCACTTCATTCCTGTTCTGGGATTCGGCACTTTCGCACCTCCAGAG GTTCCTAAGAGTGAAGCTCTGGAGGTCACCAAATTTGCTATAGAGGTTGGATTTCGCCATATTGACTGTGCTCATTTGTACCAAAATGAAGAGCAAGTTGGCCAGGCCATTCGAAGCAAGATTGCAGATGGCACTGTGAAGAGAGAAGACATATTCTACACTTCAAAG GTTTGGTCCACTTTCCTTCGACCAGAGTTGGTCCGACCAGCCTTGGAAAAGTCACTGAAAGATCTTCAACTGGAATATGTCGATCTCTATATTATTCATCATCCAGTGGCTCTGGTG CCAGGTGAGGCAATTCTGCCAACAgatgaaaatggaaaaccaatATTTGACTCAGTGAATCTCTGTCACACATGGGAG GCCCTGGAGAAGTGTAAGGATGCAGGGCTGACCAAGTCCATCGGGGTGTCCAACTTCAACCACAAGCAGCTGGAGAAGATCCTGAACAAGCCAGGGCTCAAGTACAAGCCCGTCTGCAACCAG GTGGAATGTCACCCTTATCTCAACCAGAGCAAACTGCTGGAGTTCTGCAAGTCACACGATATTGTCCTAGTTGCTTATGGTGCTCTGGGAGCCCAACGAACATTACAATG GGTGAACCCGAACTTCCCCTTTCTCTTGGAGGACCCGGTTCTCTCTGCCATTGCCAAAAAGCACAAGCAAACCCCAGCTCTGGTTGCCCTTCGCTACCAGATACAACGTGGGGTTGTGGTTCTGGCCAAGAGTTACAACAAGAAGCGGATCAAAGAGAACATACAG gTGTTTGACTTTGAACTGACTCTGGAAGACATGAAAGCAATCGATGGCCTCAACAGCAATATAAGATACTATGATTTTCAACA agcAGTTGATCACCCTGAGTATCCATATTCTGAAGAATATTGA